DNA sequence from the Bacillota bacterium genome:
TGCCATATAGAGTGGGATCTTTCAGGATATATGCTATGTATTGCCTGAAGAAGGTAGTGTAATATTCTAGAAGAAACTTATGGAGCGTGGTCTCCTCCCTTTTCATCTTGAAATAGAAGGGGGCCACGTCATAGCTCTTGAAGAAGACTGTATTAACCAGCCTGTCGAGCACGGCAGTCTTACCCATTCGGCGAGGGGAAATGAGGGCGAGACTGGTGGAGATCTTGCGCTTGATGTTGCGATACCATTGCTCAAGCTCCCTCAGTATCTCAACCCGGTCGGTGAATTCTTCCTCAGAAACCAATTCTTCAACTGGCAATACCCGAGGCGAGATCATGAACAACCCCTCCATTTCCTGCTCCTTGGGCCGATATCCTGCATACATCACAGAGAGCCGACACCCCGCATACATTACAAATCAATTATTGACCTCGATCCATATTGATTATAACATGCAAGGTTCAACCAGGTAAGCTCATCTATTCAGACTGCCGCAGGGAAACAACCTTACTGCCTCGCGCACACACATAGTAGTGGTCGCAAGCCGGAAGGCGCCATCTATGGTCTTGCCGTCCGGCGCGCAAGTATGTAAGATAATTAAAGGGGGCATAAGGCATGATTCTTGTTGGCACATCGGGATTCAGCTACAGGGACTGGGTAGGCGAGTTCTATCCTGAGGGCACGAAACCGGGAGATATGCTCTACTATTATGCACGACATTTCCCAGTTGTGGAACTTGACTTTAGTTACTATGCCATGCCCTCTGCTCGAACCATGTCCTCTCTTGACAGAAAGACGCCCGAGGGATTCCTCTTCTGCATAAAGGCCCATAAAAGCATGACACATGAGATCAACCAGGAGAAACCGCAGGATGCTTTCCTTCAGTTCCTGGATGGAATAGCGCCGATCATTCAGGCAAATAAGCTCGGATGCATACTTCTTCAGTTTCCCTGGGGATTTAAGAATACCCCCGAAAATATCGATTATGTTCGTAGGCTCCCCGATTTTCTTCCTAACCTCCCTCTGATCGTAGAATTCAGGAACATAAGCTGGTTCAGGGGCAACATATTCACCATCCTGCGATCGGAGGGCCTTGGATTTTGCATAGTTGATGAGCCCAGACTTAAGGGGCTTGTGCCGCCCATAGTTAAGGTGACCTCGCGCATATCTTATGTGAGATTCCACGGGAGAAACGCGGAGAAATGGTGGAAGCATACCGAAGCCTGGGAAAGATACAATTATCTTTATTCTGAGGAAGAACTCAAAGAATGGGTCCCCCGCATAAAGCATCTGGATAGCCTCACCGAGATCACATTTGTCTTCTTCAACAACTGTCATGCGGGGCATGCGGTAAGAAATGCGCTCATGCTGCAAGCCCTGGGCCTGTGAAGGCCCCTCTGAATGAGTGAGGGCCGGGGCCTAAAGACGGATGAAGATCCGCTTCCGGTACATCCAGTAAAGAATGAGCCATTCCATGAAGAGCTGGACACCAGCTTCAAATAGTTCCTGCCCTCTTCCGAAGAGGGGCGCGATATGTGTGCCGACGAGGAATTTGGCGATAGAGCCAAATGGAATGATATCAACCGCCAGATATATCGCTATGGAATTCAGCCCTATCACCACAAAGGGGAAGGCCCATCTTCTATGTCCCCGGACATCTATGATCCAATAAAACACAGCCAGCAGCATAGCGCTTATCCCGCCGGTAAGCAGGGCAAAGGAGCTTGTCCATAGGCTCTTATTAATTGGAAATATCAATCCGGCCAGAAGCCCAAGTACTGTTACAATCGCTCCTGAAAGGAATAGGGCGCCAGCTTTCCTCTCACCTGCCAGCGTATGGCCTCCGGGCGCATATTCTGCACTCAACCAATGCCCGGCCAGAACACCTAACAAGCATGTGGCAATAGCCGGCAAAGTACTCAATATGCCCTCAGGATCCCAGGTGCCATAATAAAGATGCCCCGGCAGCAAGTGAGAATCCACATAGGCAGCCAGATTATACCCAGGCGCCAGCACCCCGACTTCCATCCCCGGCACTGGGATAAAACGCATGATAAGCCAGTAACCAAACAGGAGTCCCGCGGCAACGGCGGCCTGGACCCTTACATGGGTCTTAAGCGCCAGAATTGAAGCAAAAAAATATGCTAGCGCTATCCGTTGGAGCACGCCCATCACGCGCAATGGTCCTATGGCTGGCAACCGACCAAAATCGATATTGTAAAAGATTCCTAATAGAAAAAGGATCAAGGCGCGCGTGGCGACATGTCGCAGAATAGCAATATGGTCATCCCCGCGCTCGAGACGTCTCCGGAGTGAGAATACTAGTGATACCCCCACTATGAAGATGAATAACGGAAAGATCAGATCATAAAAAGTAAAGCCATCCCATTCTGAATGCGTCAATTGATTGATCAGAAATCCAGTACCTGGAAGCCCAAGGCCCATCAGACCATCCACAATTCCCCGCGCTCCAATGATCCAAAACATATCAAAACCACGAAGAGCGTCAAGGGACATAAGGCGACCCTTTGGTGATGACAATAACGACCCCCCAGAGTTCGGTGCCATGAATATCAGAACAGATAAAGTGGTCATATCTGAAGCCATTACCATTATAACAATAGATCGCCTTCAGGGTCACCTGACAATATAAGGAATAGGAGACCGAAGGCATAATGCAATAGGGGTAGAGACACGGGTGGCTAGAAATATGGCGATGGGGCGCCTCTTTTGGCGCCCCGTCCGGTCTTCGCAGATTCGGTTCTCGCCCGCTCGAGCTTTACACGCTCAATCCACATTATGCAGGTATACGTCCCAGCCAAGGTAATTCCCCATAGCCTCGTAAAGAACGCTAGATGTCTCGGAAAGGTTTACTGCCACATGATGTTCAAACCCATTATTGCATATATAGCTAAGTAGATCTTGAAGGTTTGGAATCTCGATGACGCCATAGCCGCCAAACGTATCTAAAGGATCGTCTGTAAACCTTCCCTCACCAATATAAGCTGAAATGACCCCAT
Encoded proteins:
- a CDS encoding DUF72 domain-containing protein, which encodes MILVGTSGFSYRDWVGEFYPEGTKPGDMLYYYARHFPVVELDFSYYAMPSARTMSSLDRKTPEGFLFCIKAHKSMTHEINQEKPQDAFLQFLDGIAPIIQANKLGCILLQFPWGFKNTPENIDYVRRLPDFLPNLPLIVEFRNISWFRGNIFTILRSEGLGFCIVDEPRLKGLVPPIVKVTSRISYVRFHGRNAEKWWKHTEAWERYNYLYSEEELKEWVPRIKHLDSLTEITFVFFNNCHAGHAVRNALMLQALGL
- a CDS encoding DUF5009 domain-containing protein; its protein translation is MSSPKGRLMSLDALRGFDMFWIIGARGIVDGLMGLGLPGTGFLINQLTHSEWDGFTFYDLIFPLFIFIVGVSLVFSLRRRLERGDDHIAILRHVATRALILFLLGIFYNIDFGRLPAIGPLRVMGVLQRIALAYFFASILALKTHVRVQAAVAAGLLFGYWLIMRFIPVPGMEVGVLAPGYNLAAYVDSHLLPGHLYYGTWDPEGILSTLPAIATCLLGVLAGHWLSAEYAPGGHTLAGERKAGALFLSGAIVTVLGLLAGLIFPINKSLWTSSFALLTGGISAMLLAVFYWIIDVRGHRRWAFPFVVIGLNSIAIYLAVDIIPFGSIAKFLVGTHIAPLFGRGQELFEAGVQLFMEWLILYWMYRKRIFIRL